The Coleofasciculus chthonoplastes PCC 7420 region AGCAGTATTGGAAAGACTTGTGGCGTTATCGGGAGTTGTTTTATTTCCTAGCGTGGCGGGATATTCTGGTGCGCTATAAGCAGACAATTATTGGTATTGCTTGGGCGCTGATTCGACCATTTCTGACCATGATGGTGTTTACCGTGGTGTTTAGCAAAATTGCCAAGTTGCCGTCGGAAGCAGGTGCGCCCTATCCAATTTTGGTATTTGCAGCGATGTTACCCTGGCAGTTTTTTGCCAACTCCCTTTCTGAGTGCAGTAATAGTTTGATTACTAATGCCAATTTGATTTCTAAGGTGTATTTTCCCCGCTTAATCGTGCCAACGAGTGCAGTGATCGTCAGTTTCGTCGATTTTATGATTTCGGGGATAATTTTGCTGGGGTTGATGGCATGGTATGATTTCGTACCCAGTTGGCGGATTATGACGCTACCGTTGTTTATTGGCATTGCGTTTATGGCGTCGATGGGAGTGGGGTTGTGGTTAGCATCACTGAATGTTAAGTATCGGGATTTTCGCTACATTGTGCCGTTTATCGTGCAGTTTGGGCTGTATATTTCCCCAGTAGGATTTAGTAGTAGTTTGGTGCCAGAAGGGTGGCGGTTTATTTATTCGCTCAACCCGATGGTGGGGGTGATTGATGGCTTCCGTTGGGCGATTTTAGGGGGTGAGTCGAAGCTGTATTTACCAGGGTTTACGTTGTCGCTGGGTTTAGTGGCGCTGTTGTTTGCCAGTGGGATTTGGTATTTCCGAAAGGTGGAGCGGACGTTTGCAGACGTAATTTAGTCAGGTCTTGATTAGCGTGATTTTTTTTATTTAAAGAATTCAATTATTTAAATAAATAGTCTGTTTTTGTATTTTTCCGGATAAATTGGCAAAGCATTGCATCTATAGATAGCAGCTTTTTTGCAGTATGTCTAATACAATAATTCGGGTCGAAAATTTAGGGAAGAAGTACGTTATCGGTCACCAGAAGCAGGAACGGTATACGGCGCTACGGGATGTTATTGCGAATGGGGCAAAGTCTGTGGGGCGCAGGTTGCTGAAGCCTCTGGGTAAGGGGAGTTCTGACCCGACGGTTGAGGAGTTTTGGGCGCTTAAGGATGTGTCGTTTGAGATTCAGCAGGGGGATAGGGTTGGGATTATTGGGCGCAATGGGGCGGGGAAATCAACGCTGTTGAAGATTTTAAGTCGGATTACGGAACCGACTCAGGGAAGTATCCGGATTAAGGGTAGAGTGGCGAGTTTATTGGAGGTAGGGACAGGGTTTCATCCGGAGTTGACGGGGCGGGAGAATATTTATCTCAATGGTGCGATTTTGGGGATGGGTAAGGCGGAGATTAAGCGGAAGTTTGATGAGATTGTCGCTTTTGCGGAAGTGGAGAAGTTTTTGGATACGCCGGTGAAGCGGTATTCGTCGGGGATGTATGTACGGTTGGCGTTTGCGGTGGCGGCGCATTTGGAACCGGAGATTTTGGTGGTGGATGAGGTGCTGGCGGTGGGGGATGCACAGTTTCAGAAGAAGTGTTTGGGGAAGATGGGAGATGTAGCGAAAGAAGGACGAACGGTACTTTTTGTTAGCCATAATATGGCAGCAGTGGAAGCTTTATGTTCTAAGGGTATACTGCTAGAACAAGGTCAAATAAAAAAACTAGACTCTGCAAAAACAGTTG contains the following coding sequences:
- a CDS encoding ABC transporter ATP-binding protein, with amino-acid sequence MSNTIIRVENLGKKYVIGHQKQERYTALRDVIANGAKSVGRRLLKPLGKGSSDPTVEEFWALKDVSFEIQQGDRVGIIGRNGAGKSTLLKILSRITEPTQGSIRIKGRVASLLEVGTGFHPELTGRENIYLNGAILGMGKAEIKRKFDEIVAFAEVEKFLDTPVKRYSSGMYVRLAFAVAAHLEPEILVVDEVLAVGDAQFQKKCLGKMGDVAKEGRTVLFVSHNMAAVEALCSKGILLEQGQIKKLDSAKTVAIQYQKNTISSLSKNEHKQILGFSDIHGIVISNLKYYIEYSNLYNGFNLKIEFDIFAETPHSNIGIGLTISTVGGVKVAMISPSITHYIIDSLKGNNKCIFECRNIEKYLAGGDYTISIWLSKPKREYILKIEDALMISIPAYDVFDTGTYFESHIHGLVPLPLRCRIQKSASNFIELGK
- a CDS encoding ABC transporter permease, whose amino-acid sequence is MVQPTELVIEAGRTEQQYWKDLWRYRELFYFLAWRDILVRYKQTIIGIAWALIRPFLTMMVFTVVFSKIAKLPSEAGAPYPILVFAAMLPWQFFANSLSECSNSLITNANLISKVYFPRLIVPTSAVIVSFVDFMISGIILLGLMAWYDFVPSWRIMTLPLFIGIAFMASMGVGLWLASLNVKYRDFRYIVPFIVQFGLYISPVGFSSSLVPEGWRFIYSLNPMVGVIDGFRWAILGGESKLYLPGFTLSLGLVALLFASGIWYFRKVERTFADVI